The Saprospiraceae bacterium genome includes the window GCCTTATGTTAGCTATAAAAAATAAACAAATCGCCCAAGTGGCATTTATCCTTTTCTTTCTTTCTTCCTGCTACAACCTGGAGGAGGTCAATATTAATCCCAATGGTGTTGACCCTACCAATGCCCATCCTAATTTACTCATGAGTACGGTGATTACCTCCACCGCCCAAACGGTCGTTAATTTGGGTTATGGAGATATTGCTGGGGTTATGCAACATACCCAAAAGGATGGATGGGGCAGTTCACACAACGCTTATGATTGGTCCGATCAAAGTTGGAACGCCTATTATGCCATCCTTCGAAACAACGATGAACTTCAAAATAAGGCGGTAGCCTTGGGGCTTGAATTTCATGAAGGAATGGCTTTGGTCATGAAATCCTATGTCTTTGGCTTGATTACCGACCTTTGGGGTGATGCCCCTTATTCGGCGGCGCTCAAAGGGGAGGCAGGAGGAGAAGCTAATATCAAACCCGCTTTTGATAGCCAGCAAACGATATATGCTGGTATTTTGGCCGATTTGGAGCAAGCCAATAGCCTCTTGTCTAAAACCCAGGCGGATTATACGGATATCAATGGCGGGCAAGACCCCCTCTATGCAGGCAATGTAGCTAAATGGCAGAAATTTGCAAATTCACTAGCGCTTCGGTATTATATGCGGATATCGGAAAAAGACCCTGCTACCGCAAAAACAGGGATAGAGAATATTGCGAATAACCCAGATAAATACCCGCTGATTTTAAATGCCCAAGATGATGCAGCAGTGGCCTATGTCGGTAATAGTGACATCGACTCTTGGCCGGCTAATACCGTTTTTGACGGAACGGGCGGCAGTAACTTTAGACGACTCAAGATGTGTGAAACCTTGGTCGAAGCCTTACAAAACCTGAAAGATCCAAGGCTTGGTGTGTGGGCAAATAAAATTGCCATCCCCATTGAAGTGGATGAAACAGCACCTGATGGGACTGATGCCATTGTAGATGGTGTCCGGAAAGTGGCTGAGAATATTGCAGACCAATATAAAAGCAATTATGGGTTTGATATAGACACAGATCCAAACTATGTTGGCCTTCCGCCATCCTGGTCGATCGTTCCCCAGGCCTACAATCTAAACCCCAATTTGGAACAAGGACCAAACAATCCGCATGTCTCCCATCTCAACGACATTTATAAAAGTCCCGCAGGCCCATTGTTGAAATCCAGAATGTTATCTGCTGCTGAAGTACAATTCATTTTAGCCGAAGCAGCCTTAAAAGGATGGTCAACGGGTGGTAGTGCTGTAGAACATTATGAAGCAGGGGTAAAAGCGTCCTTTGATGCATGGGGCTTGGGCAGTGCCTATAAGAGTTATATCGCAGTGGAAGAGGCTGCTTTTAAGGGGACAATCGAGCAGGTTATCGAGCAAAAATGGATTGCCAGTTGGACGGCAGCTGCCGAAGCCTGGTTTGATTATCGGAGGACTGGCTTCCCTGCTTTACAGGCTGGGACGGTGGCCAAACGAACCGTGTTGCCCGTAAGGTTCTATTATTCATTAGATGAGATTAATTTTAATCCACAAAATACCTTAAGCGCAATCGGGAAACTAGAGCTAACGCCTTATACCTCCCCCGATGGCAATAACAGCGCCTGGTCGAAGATGTGGGTGTTGCAGGGAACAGGGAAACCTTGGTAATTTTTATGGATGTAGAGGTATTGGAGAAAAGGCTGACATCAACCCTCCAATACCTCCTCTCCTCCATTATCTCCACGTCCATACAACCACTGGAAATTCGAGCGGACGCCTACCTCCGCTTATAGCATCGAGGCCGAATCCGGATCAAGAAACAGCCAGGTAGCGGGGTGTTGTTGTAGAATAGAGGCCGGAATATCAGGGGTGATATCTCCTTTTACTGCATTTTTTACGGCTACCGCTTTTCTGGCATCAGGGACACTACAAATAATCGTAGTTGATGCCAATATTTGTTGGATAGACATACTAATAGCGTGTTGGGGGACTTCCGCTAGCGAGGAAAACCAGCCTTCTCCTAATTGTTGTTGCCGACAAGCCTCGTCCAGTTGCACCGGTATATACGCTTGGGTGGTTTCAAAATCTGCAGGAGGATCATTAAAGGCCAGGTGAGCATTTTCGCCAATGCCTATAAATGCCACGTCAATCGGTGACTGGCTAATGAGTTGGCCTAATCGGGCACATTCCTCAGTCGGATCGCGCTCTCCATCTACAGGCACAAAAGCTTTAAGGGAGACCTTATCGACAAACCGTTCCTTCAGGTATTTGCGGAAGGAAGCCGGATGTGAAGCAGGTAGTCCGATGTATTCATCCAAATGGAATACCGTCACTTTTGACCAATCGATCGCCGTTTGAAGTAACTCGTTGAGCATTTCAAATTGGGAAGCGCCAGTGGCCAAAATAATGTTGGCCATACCTTTTTCTTCAATGGCTTTTTGGATCCATTTGGCGCCCTGCTGAGCCGCTTGTTTTCCCAGCTCCTGCTTGTTTTCTGCAATAATTACCTGCATATATATGATTAATAGCCGTTACAGGTGTTTTTCACCTGAAACAACCCTTGTTAAACGTTGTTTTGCCGTTGCAGGTGTCCAAGCCGTTGCAGGTGTT containing:
- a CDS encoding SusD/RagB family nutrient-binding outer membrane lipoprotein, which encodes MLAIKNKQIAQVAFILFFLSSCYNLEEVNINPNGVDPTNAHPNLLMSTVITSTAQTVVNLGYGDIAGVMQHTQKDGWGSSHNAYDWSDQSWNAYYAILRNNDELQNKAVALGLEFHEGMALVMKSYVFGLITDLWGDAPYSAALKGEAGGEANIKPAFDSQQTIYAGILADLEQANSLLSKTQADYTDINGGQDPLYAGNVAKWQKFANSLALRYYMRISEKDPATAKTGIENIANNPDKYPLILNAQDDAAVAYVGNSDIDSWPANTVFDGTGGSNFRRLKMCETLVEALQNLKDPRLGVWANKIAIPIEVDETAPDGTDAIVDGVRKVAENIADQYKSNYGFDIDTDPNYVGLPPSWSIVPQAYNLNPNLEQGPNNPHVSHLNDIYKSPAGPLLKSRMLSAAEVQFILAEAALKGWSTGGSAVEHYEAGVKASFDAWGLGSAYKSYIAVEEAAFKGTIEQVIEQKWIASWTAAAEAWFDYRRTGFPALQAGTVAKRTVLPVRFYYSLDEINFNPQNTLSAIGKLELTPYTSPDGNNSAWSKMWVLQGTGKPW
- a CDS encoding glucosamine-6-phosphate deaminase; translation: MQVIIAENKQELGKQAAQQGAKWIQKAIEEKGMANIILATGASQFEMLNELLQTAIDWSKVTVFHLDEYIGLPASHPASFRKYLKERFVDKVSLKAFVPVDGERDPTEECARLGQLISQSPIDVAFIGIGENAHLAFNDPPADFETTQAYIPVQLDEACRQQQLGEGWFSSLAEVPQHAISMSIQQILASTTIICSVPDARKAVAVKNAVKGDITPDIPASILQQHPATWLFLDPDSASML